Proteins from one Anopheles nili chromosome 2, idAnoNiliSN_F5_01, whole genome shotgun sequence genomic window:
- the LOC128720254 gene encoding ABC transporter G family member 23: MWSRQQNAVSVRHAFKTYGTKKKPNQVLSNLNMTVAKGTIYGLLGASGCGKTTLLSCIVGRKRLNSGEIWVLGGKPGTKGSGVPGARVGYMPQEIALYGEFSIRETMMYFGWIFGMHTSEIAERLQFLLNFLDLPSESRLVKNLSGGQQRRVSFAVALMHDPELLILDEPTVGVDPLLRQSIWNHLVHITKAGQKTVIITTHYIEEARQAHTIGLMRSGRLLAEESPSCLLSMYRCSSLEDVFLKLSRKQGQTNAAPAELNISNNISLSALAFGNKKDNPVYVSQESGVVGLNFHQSKEVLISDSNGSTIAVSSRFHGDPKTEKNSVRNSCVSLPCVSLPTTKFTSKGKIRALLVKNFLRMWRNVGVMLFIFALPVMQVILFCLAIGRDPTNLKMAIVNGEMNSTIGEDCVYDPGCSFTNLSCRYLSHLNTTIVKEYYSDLDTALDAVRNGNAWGALYFTDNFTDALVARIALGRDADDETLDQSEIRVWLDMSNQQIGIMLNRDLQVAYREFAQQLLRVCDNNPKLGDVPIQFKAPIYGTNDPSFTDFVAPGVILTIVFFLAVALTSSALIIERTEGLLDRSWVAGVTPTEILFSHVVTQFVVMCGQTALVLIFMIVVFGVTNNGEIGWIVVLTILQGLCGMCFGFVISAICELERNAIQLALGSFYPTLLLSGVIWPIEGMPLVLRYVSLCLPLTLATTSLRSILARGWSIMEPDVYMGFVSTIAWIALFLVITMLVLKFKRG, encoded by the exons ATGTGGAGCAGACAGCAGAATGCCGTCTCCGTACGGCATGCGTTCAAAACGTACGGCACCAAGAAGAAACCAAATCAAGTTCTATCGAATCTTAACATGACAGTAGCCAAAGGAACTAT TTATGGGCTTTTAGGAGCGTCTGGATGCGGTAAAACGACACTTCTGTCGTGCATAGTCGGACGGAAGCGACTAAATTCGGGTGAAATATGGGtcctgggtggaaaaccgggcaCCAAGG GATCCGGTGTTCCTGGAGCACGTGTGGGCTACATGCCGCAAGAGATAGCTTTATACGGCGAGTTCTCCATCCGCGAGACTATGATGTACTTCGGCTGGATCTTTGGCATGCACACGTCGGAGATCGCGGAGCGGCTACAGTTTTTGCTCAACTTTCTCGATTTGCCATCGGAGTCACGGTTGGTGAAGAATCTGAG TGGAGGTCAACAGCGTCGAGTTTCGTTCGCCGTTGCCCTGATGCACGATCCGGAGCTGCTCATTCTCGAtgaaccaaccgtcggtgTGGATCCACTACTTCGACAAAGTATATGGAATCATCTCGTACACATCACCAAGGCCGGCCAGAAGACGGTCATCATCACGACGCACTACATCGAGGAGGCCCGACAAGCGCACACG ATCGGTCTGATGCGATCGGGACGACTGCTGGCAGAGGAGTCTCCCAGCTGTCTGCTTTCGATGTACCGCTGCAGCAGCTTGGAGGACGTCTTCTTGAAGCTATCGCGCAAACAAGGCCAAACGAACGCTGCTCCAGCTGAGCTGAACATCAG caacaacatctcCCTGTCGGCGCTGGCGTTTGGTAACAAGAAGGACAACCCAGTCTACGTCAGCCAGGAGAGCGGTGTCGTAGGACTCAACTTCCACCAGAGCAAGGAGGTGCTCATCAGTGACAGCAATGGATCCACCATTGCCGTAAGTAGCCGGTTTCACGGAGATCCTAAGACAGAA AAAAACTCTGTTCGTAATTCGTGTGTTTCTTTACCGTGCGTTTCTCTCCCGACAACCAAGTTCACCTCGAAGGGCAAAATCCGTGCGCTACTCGTGAAGAACTTCCTGCGTATGTGGCGAAACGTTGGCGTGATGCTGTTCATCTTCGCGCTTCCGGTGATGCAGGTCATCCTGTTCTGTCTCGCGATCGGGCGCGATCCCACCAACCTGAAAATGGCCATCGTAAACGGAGAGATGAACTCAACCATCGGCGAGGACTGCGTGTACGATCCGGGATGTAGCTTTACGAATCTTTCGTGTCGCTACCTGAGCCATCTGAACACCACCATAGTGAAGGAGTACTATAGTGACCTCGATACGGCACTGGATGCTGTACGAAACGGGAACGCTTGGGGCGCGCTGTACTTCACGGACAACTTCACTGACGCACTTGTGGCGCGAATCGCTCTCG GCCGAGACGCTGATGACGAAACGCTTGACCAGTCGGAAATTCGCGTGTGGCTCGACATGTCCAATCAGCAGATCGGTATCATGCTCAACCGGGATCTACAGGTGGCCTATCGGGAGTTCGCCCAACAGCTGCTTCGGGTGTGTGACAACAACCCTAAGCTAGGTGATGTCCCGATCCAGTTCAAGGCTCCGATCTACGGCACAAATGATCCTTCGTTCACGGACTTTGTCGCACCTGGTGTCATCTTGAC CATCGTGTTCTTCCTGGCAGTGGCGTTGACATCCTCCGCGCTGATCATCGAACGTACCGAGGGTCTGCTAGATCGATCTTGGGTGGCTGGAGTGACACCGACCGAGATCCTGTTCTCGCACGTCGTCACACAGTTCGTGGTCATGTGCGGCCAAACCGCGCTGGTGCTCATCTTCATGATCGTGGTGTTTGGCGTGACGAACAACGGAGAGATTGGCTGGATCGTGGTGCTGACGATTCTCCAGGGTCTTTGTGGCATGTGCTTCGGGTTTGTCATTTCCGCGATTTGCGAGCTCGAACGTAATGCCATCCAGCTGGCGCTTGGGTCGTTCTACCCGACGCTCTTGCTGTCTGGAGTCATCTGGCCTATCGAGGGTATGCCACTGGTACTGCGGTACGTGTCACTCTGCCTACCGCTGACCTTGGCCACGACATCCCTCCGTTCGATATTGGCCCGCGGCTGGAGCATAATGGAACCAGACGTGTACATGGGCTTCGTATCCACGATCGCCTGGATCGCGCTGTTCCTCGTCATCACGATGTTGGTGCTGAAGTTCAAACGAGGCTAA